The nucleotide window TCCACGGCAAGGTCGCAGGGCTCGCCGTCCTTCTCGAATTCCCAATCGAACATGCGGCCATCGGGAAAGCGCTGTCGGATGCACGCGTGGACGGCGAGATCCTGTGGGCTGCGCGGAGACCCGTGCCGATCGAGATAAGCGGGAGAACCGACGACGGCGAAACGCTGTGAGCCGCCGATGGGCAGGGCGATCATGTCCTTCGCCACGCGGTCGCCCATGCGGATGCCCGCATCGAACCCTTCGGCCACCACATCGGTCAGCACGTTGTCGCCGGTGATCTCGATGGCGACGCCGGGATGACGTGCCAGGAACCGCGCCACCAGCGGCAGGAGAATGAGCCGGCACGCCGCGTGCGGGGCGTTGATCCTGAGATGACCGGTGACGTCGTCGCCAAACAGACGCGTGGCGTCCACGGCGTCCCCGATCTCGGCCAGGGCGGGACCGAGCCGCGCGAGGAGGGCCGCCCCGGCTTCCGTCATGGCGACGCTGCGGGTGGTGCGATGGAGCAACCGCACGCCCATCCGCGCTTCGAGACCACGCAGGGCATGGCTCAGGGCCGACGGCGAGACGCCAAGCTCCGCAGCGGCTTTGCGAAAGCTGCGATGGGTCGCGACGGACGCGAAGGCGGCGAGATCCGACAGGTCGGCGCGCTGCATTGATGAAGCTCGCTCAGCAGCTCATTCAGGATTGCCCAGCTTATGGGAGGAAGCGCACCCTGTCAGAGATCGCGTCCACGATGAACAGGATGTGTCCCATGCAAAAGCGGCCCCTCGGCACCACCGGTCTCACCATCTCCGCCCCCGGCCTCGGCTGCATGGGCATGTCCGAATTCTACGGGCCGACGGAGGATACCGCCTCGCTGGCGACGCTGAGCGCGGCCCTCGATATCGGCTACGACTTCCTCGACACCGCCGACACGTACGGTCTCGGCCATAACGAGGAGCTGCTCGGCACCTTCCTGAAGCATCGCCGCGACGGGATCGTCCTCGCCACCAAGTTCGGCATCGTGCGCGATGCGGCCGGATCGCGCCGGATCGACAACACGCCCGCCTATGTCGCGGCGGCCTGCGACGCATCGCTGAAGCGCCTGCGCATCGAGACGATCGACCTGTACTATTGCCACCGCCGCAATCCCGAGACGCCGCTGGAAGAGACCATCGGCGCCATGGCGAAGCTGGTGGCGGCGGGCAAGGTTCGGGCGCTCGGCCTCTCGGAGGTATCCCCGGCGACGTTGCGGGCCGCGCATGCCCTCCATCCCATCGCGGCGGTCCAGAGCGAGTATTCGCTGTGGAGCCGGGAGCCGGAGGACGGGATGCTGGAGACCTGCGCCGAACTCGGCGTGACCTTCGTGGCCTATTCGCCCCTCGGGCGCGGCTTCCTCACCGGGGCTATCGATCCGGAGGCGCTGAGCGAGGGCGACTTCCGCAAGGGCAACCCGCGTTTCCAGGGGCCGGCCCTGGCGCAGAACCGGCGCCTCGCCGACACGCTCGGCACCTTCGCGACAGCTCGCGGTGTCACCGCGGCACAGGTGGCCCTGGCCTGGCTCGTGACCAAAGCACCGAACGTGGTGCCAATCCCCGGCGCCCGCCGTGCGACCCGGCTCGCTGAGAACGCGGCGGGCGTCGACCTCGCACTGTCGACAGGGGATGTGGCGGAACTCGACACCCTGTTCGCGCGGGATGCGGTGGCGGGCGCACGCTACGCGGCCGGCGGAACGGCCGGTATCGAGGTCATCTGACCCGGATGCGCGCGGGCGCTCGCTGGCGCCGGCCCGCGTCAGACCGCGTCAGACCGAGAGTTCGCGCCTCACTCCCACTCGATCGTGCCGGGCGGCTTCGAGGTGATGTCGTAGGTCACCCGGTTGATGCCCTTGACCTCGTTGATGATGCGGGTGGCGACGCGGCCGAGGAAGGCCATGTCGAAGGGGTAGAAGTCGGCGGTCATGCCGTCGACCGAGGTGACGGCGCGGAGCGCGCAGACATGGTCGTAGGTGCGGCCATCGCCCATCACGCCCACCGTCTTCACCGGCAGGATCACGGCGAAAGCCTGCCAGATCGTGTCGTAGAGCCCGGCCTTGCGGATCTCGTCGAGGTAGATCGCGTCGGCCTTGCGCAGGGCCTCCAGCTTCTCGGCGGTGATGGTGCCGGGGCAGCGGATGGCAAGGCCCGGGCCGGGGAACGGATGGCGGCCGACGAAAGCCTCCGGCAGGCCGAGTTCCTTGCCGAGGACCCGGACCTCGTCCTTGAACAATTCGCGCAGGGGCTCCACCAGCTGCATGTTCATGCGCTCGGGCAGGCCGCCGACATTGTGGTGGCTCTTGATCGTCACCGAGGGGCCGCCGGTGAACGAGACGCTCTCGATCACGTCCGGATAGAGCGTGCCCTGCGCGAGGAAGGCCGCGCCGCCGATCTTCTTCGCCTCCTCGTCGAACACGTCGATGAACAGGCGGCCGATGGTCTTGCGCTTGATCTCCGGGTCGCTGACGCCCTCCAACTGTCCGAGGAACAGCTCCTGCGCCTGAACATGGATCAAGGGGATGTTGTAGTGATCGCGGAACAGCCGCACGACCTCGTCGGCCTCGCCGAGGCGGAGCAGGCCGTGATCGACGAAAACGCAGGTGAGCTGATCGCCGATCGCCTCGTGGATCAGCACGGCCGCCACCGACGAGTCGACACCGCCCGACAGGCCGCAGATCACCCGCTCCTTGCCGACCTGCTCACGGATCTTGGCGATCGCCTCTTCGCGGTAGGCCCCCATGGTCCAGTCGCCGGTACAGCCGGCGATGTCGCGCACGAAGTTGCGGATCAGAAGCGCCCCGTGCGGGGTATGCGCCACCTCCGGGTGGAACTGGACCGCATAATAGTTGCGCGCTTCGTCGGCGACGGCGGCGAAGGGGGCGTTCTTGGAGATGGCGACGGTGGTGAAGCCGTTGGGCAGCTTGGTGACGCGGTCACCGTGGCTCATCCAGACCGGGTAATGCTCGCCCACGTGCCAGACGCCCTTGAACAGCGGGCAATCGGCCAGGATCTCGATCTCGGCGCGGCCGAACTCGGCATGGTGGCCACCCTCGACCTCGCCGCCGAGCTGGGCGGCCATGGTCTGCTGGCCGTAGCAGATGCCGAAGACCGGCACGCCCGAATCGAACACGACCTGTGGCGTGCGGGGCGAGGCGTCGCTCGTGACCGATTCGGGGCCGCCGGAGAGGATCACGCCCTTGGGCTTGGTCTCGGCGAAGGCCTCCGCCGCCTTGGTGAAGGGGACGATCTCGCAATAGACCCCCTCCTCACGCACGCGCCGTGCGATGAGCTGGGTCACCTGGCTGCCGAAATCGACGATGAGGATCTTGTCGTGGTCGGTATTCATGCATCGGAGTTAGACGAGCCCCTGCCCCCGTGCAACGCGCAGGTTCCGCAGGGCGCGCTCTGCCCACATGCGTTGGGCGCGCCCGCACATCAGGGGAGGCTCCGCCGGATGCGGTCCGGTCACGCCCGCAGGAAGCCGCGCCGGCGCATCCAGGTGAGGAACAGCCCGGACCATGCCGCGGCCGGAGAGCCCGGCACGCCGAGGCCGAAGCCGTGGCCGCCGCGCTCGAACAGGTGCAGCTCCGTCGGCACCAGGGCACCGCGCAGGGCCGAGTACATCAGCAGGCTGTTGTCTACGACCGCGATCGGATCGTCGGCCGCCTGGGCGAGGAAGGTCGGCGGCGCCTTCTCGCGCACATGAGTATCCACCGAATAAACCGACGCCTTCACCGGATCGGGCGGGTCGCCCGCGAGGATACGGCGCGTGGAGGTGCGATCGAAAGGCGGTCGCAAGGTGATGACCGGGTAGATCAGGCCGGCGAGCTCGGGCCGCGCCGAGAGCGCATCGCTCGCATCGAGCGCGGCATAGGTTTCCGCCGTGGCGCGCGTGGCCGCCTCCCCCATCAGGTGGCCGCCGGCGGAGAAGCCGAGGACGCCGATCCGCTCGGGGTCGACGCCGTAGCTCACGGCCCCCGCCCGAACCAGCCGGAGCGCCCGCTGCACGTCCTGAAGCGGTGCGTCGGGGCCGGCCGCCCAGCCCTCGCCGGGCAGGCGGTAGATCAGGACGAAGGCGGTGATACCGACGCCGGCGAGCCATCGCGCCACCGGGATTCCCTCATTGCCGATGTCGATGCGGCGGTAGCCCCCGCCCGCCGCCACCACCATGGCCGCGCCGTTGGGTTTCGGCGCACGCATCACCAGCAAACAGGGCCGCGCGACGTTGCTGATCACCCCATCGCGGCTCTCGTCGAAACGCCCATCGGCCGCGATGGGGCCACCGCCTCCTGGCGGAAGGCCGGGCCAGAGGTCGATCACATCGAGGTTGGTGCCGGGAGCCGGAATCGCCTCGGCACGGGCCTCCGTACCGCCGGACAGCATCGCCGCGGCTGCGGCGAACAATGTCCGGCGGTCGAGGCGCATCAGCCGCGCCGTTCCAGGGTGGCGACGTAGAACCCGTCGGTCCCCGTAAGCGCCGGACTCATCTGCAGGCCGTGCTCGGTGAGCCGGACCACCTCCGCGAGTCCGGGAACATGGTCGGCGAGGATCGTCTCCGCCGGCAGGATCGTCAGCCCGCCATCGGCACGTGCCAGGATGCCGTCGACGGCGGCGTCGTTCTCCTCCCTCAGCAGGGAGCAGGTGATGTAGGTGATCCGTCCACCCGGCCGTACCAGGCGCAAGGCCCGGTCGAGCACTTCGGCCTGGTCGGCGACGCGCGCGCTGAGGGAACCTGGGCGCAGGCGCCATTTGGCGTCGGGATTACGCCGCCAGGTTCCCGTGCCGGTGCAGGGCGCGTCGACCACGACCCGATCGACGGTGCCGTCGAGATCGCCGAGGACGTCGGCCCTGGCGCGGCCGCCGCGCGGCGTGCGGATTTCGGCCTCGACGCCGGCTCGGCGCAGGCGATCGTGGATCGGTGCGAGACGGCGCGGGTCGTCGTCGGTGGCGATGAGCCGGCCCCGGTTCTGCATCATCGCCGCCAGAGCGAGGGTCTTGCCGCCGCCGCCGGCGCAGAGATCGACCACGGTCTCGCCGGGGCGCGCACCGCTCAGGATACCGGCGATCTGGGACCCTTCGTCCTGGATCTCGTACCACCCGTCGAGGAATTCCGGCTCCACATGCAGAGCGGGGCCGCGCCCGTCCTCGCCCAGGGGAATGCGCAGGCCGTTGGGCGCGTGGGGCGTCGGCTCCGGTGCCAGATGGGCGAGGCCGGCCAATGCCGTCTCGCGGTCGCGCTTCAAGGTGTTGACGCGGATGTCGAGGGGGGCACGACGGGCCAGCGCACGCAGTTCCTCCAGCAGAGCGTCGCCGAACAGGTGTTCCAGCGAAGGCAGGATCCAGTCCGGCACGTCGCCGGCCACATGCGCCGGCGCATCGGACAGGGAGCCCTCGGCAATGGCCGTCCGCTCGGCATCGGTCAGGGGATCGGGCGCGAAGCGCTCGCCGGAGAACAGGCCGGCGATGGTCGGCGCGGCAAGTCCATGCTGCAGCCGCAGCATGCCGATGAGGATGGCGCGCGGCGTCTCCTCTCCCATCACCCAGGCGGCGGAGGCGCGACGGCGCAGGGCGTCGTAGACGAGGCTCGCGATGGCGGCACGGTCGCCGGAGCCGGCGAAACGGTGGGCGAGGCCCCAATCCTTGAGGGCATCGGCGGCCGGACGGCGGCGGCCGGCGATGTCGGCGAGCACCTCGATGGCGGCGGAGAGACGAGCGGGAGGGGTCAGGACGAAATCCTCAGGGTTAGGGAAGCGTGACCGAGCGGAAACGTTGCCGCGATACGGCCACGCTTTGATCCGCAGCCGAACACAATACAGCCGAGCTTCCGGCGCGATCCGTCGTCAAAACGGCATGGCGCCAGAACTGTCTCGTGCCCTTGCTGCGCCCGAGCCCGCTGCGTCAACGTCCGGAGCTTCGCAATCGTCATGTCCCCCATCATTCATCTGGCCCTCGCGGGCCTCGTCCTGCTCAGCGTCGCCGCCTGCTCCACCGCGCCCGCCGTCGATCTGACGCCTCCGCCCCAGCGTCCCTACGATGCCAAGACGCAGCTCGAATACGGCAATCGGCCTCCGCCGCCGCCCGCTCCGCGTTACTGATCGTCCGGTGCCGACGGAGGCCGCCGCTCAGGCGGCCTCACGGGCGCGACGGTTCTCGTAGGCCTTGAGATGCGTGTAGACCCGGTCGAGCATCGGGTGCGCGCCGTCCCGGCTGCGGGCGATGAGATCGCCGATGATGTGATCGGCCTCGATCCGTGCCTTGTTCTCGATGTCGCGCAGCATCGAGGCGGTGAAGGCGGACCCCTCGGCCGTCAGGGTGGTGCTCGTGTTCTGCATCACCTTGTCCCGCGGCGCGTTACCGGCATCTTCCGCGATCCTGCGGCACTCCTCCATCAGGGCCTGGATGAAGGCGAGACCGCCCGGTGCGGCGACGATATCCCCGATGGTGGCACGCATCAGGCAGGTCGAGCCGGCCAGCGTCGCCAGGAACGACCATTTTTCCCACATCTCCAGCACCATCGTCTCGCTGAGGCGCGGCTGGAATTTGACGCCCTGCATGAGCGCCTCGATCCGCTCGACGCGCTCCGACCGGCCACCGCTCCGCTCGCCATAGGTGAAGGTGTGGAGCGGACTCATTTGATGGATCTCGCCATTGGCCGCCACCGTCGCCGCGATGGCGCAGGATCCACCGAGGACACGCTCCGGCCCGAAAGCGGCATCGAGCGCATCGAGATGGCGCATGCCGTTCAGCACGGGCAGCACCATCGTCGTCGGGCCGAGCGCCGGCGCCACGTCCGCGATGGCGGCATCGAGATCGTAGGCCTTGCAGCTCAACAGGACGAGGTCGAAGCCGTCGCCCTCATTCGCGGCGAGGTCGGAAGCCGTGACCGTCGCGGGTTCGGCGAGGTGAACGTCGCCCACCGGGCTTCTGACGCTGAGGCCTGACGCGGCCAGTTTCTCGGCCCTGGCCGGACGGACGAGGAAGGTCACGTCCCGTCCCACCTCCGCGAGGCGCGCTCCGAAATAACCGCCTGTGGCACCGGCGCCGACGACGAGTACGCGCATGGGACGATCCTCAACCTCAATGAGCCTTCCTCTTTATCGGATGAGGGCGGCGACTTTCCAGGCGTGAGTTCGAATTCCGCCGGACGTGACTTCAAACTCGGCCAAAAGTGACTTCGAACGCGGCCAAACGTGAGCTCAAATTCCAATGGGGGCGACGACGATCCGCACTGCGAAGATGATCCACATCGCCAGGAGCACCAGAGCACCGGCCGCATAGGCCTGGAAACGATAGGGAACGTGGTTCGAGGTGACATAGACGCCCGCATGGACGGCGCGCGTCGCGACGAAGATCCAGGACAGGACGACGAAGAGGAGGTCGGCCTTCTTCGTGTAGAGCGCCAGCGGCACCAGGGCGAAGAACAGCATCGGCAGTTCGAATTGGTTCGAGAACGCATTCGCCGCCTGCTGGGCGCGGGGCGGCCAATTGCGCTGGCCCATCGAAACGTCGCCGGCCTTCACGGAGCCCGCTCTGACCTCGCTGAGGCGCACGCGCCCGAGCCAGAGCATCAGCACGAAGATCAGCAGCACCTGCGCGAAGACGGGAGCGAGGATGGCCTGGACGGTCATGGCATTTCCTGATGCTGCCGCTTCGCTAACTCAGTGCGACGAGGCCGAGATGCGCGACGAGGATGGCGCAGCCGAGAAAGTTGACGACGAAGACCCGGCCCCGGAGACGCACGTCGTCGGTGAGCGTCTGGATTCCGGTATGGATCACCCGGCCCGCGAAGAAGAGCCAGGCAGCGGACACGTCGATCCAGGTCACCCGGTCGAAGGCGATCAACAAGGCGACGCAGGCGAAGACGATGACGGGGAGTTCGAACTGGTTGGAGAGGTTGCGGGTGATGCGGGCGATCGGCGCCGGCTCGTCGCGGCCGAACTCGAAACAACCGAACTGCACCTCGCCGCGACGCACCGCCAAGAGCCGCGCCACGGAGAGCCAGACATAGAGGCCAAAGGTGAGACCGATCTGCGCCAGCACCGGCCAGAGCAGGAGGTGACGCGGATCGGTCATCGGGTCGCCCTCAGGCGCGGCTCGGATAGTTCGGGCTCTCGCGGGTGATGGTCACGTCGTGGACGTGGCTCTCGCGCAGGCCCGCATTGGTGATGCGCACGAACTGAGCCTTGTCCTGGAACTCGGGGATGGTCGGCGCGCCGACATAGCCCATGGCGGCACGCAGGCCGCCGGCGAGCTGGTGCAGCACCGCCGCCACCGGCCCCTTGTAGGGGACCTGGCCCTCGATACCCTCGGGCACGAGCTTATGGGTGTCGCTGACCTCGGCCTGGAAATAGCGGTCGGCCGAGCCGCGGGCCATGGCGCCCACGGAGCCCATGCCACGGTAGCTCTTGTAGGAGCGGCCCTGGTGCAGGAACACTTCGCCCGGCGCCTCGTCGGTCCCGGCGAGAAGCGAGCCCAGCATCGCCACGGAGGCGCCGGCCGCGATCGCCTTGGCGAGATCGCCCGAGAACTTGATGCCGCCATCCGCGATGACCGGCACGTCGGCCCGGTCTGCGGCCTCGACCGCCTCCATCAGGGCGGTGAGCTGAGGCACGCCGACGCCGGCCACGATGCGGGTGGTGCAGATCGAGCCCGGGCCGATGCCGACCTTGATCGCGTCCGCGCCGGCATCGATGAGGGCCTGCGCCCCATCGCGGGTGGCGACGTTGCCTGCCACGACCTGCACGGCATTGGAGAGCTGCTTCACCCGGCGCACGGCATCGAGCACCTTGATCGAGTGGCCATGCGCGGTATCGACCACGATCACGTCGCAGCCGGCATCGATGAGGCGCTCGGCCCGCTCGAACCCGCTATCGCCGGTGGTGGTGGCGGCGGCGACCCGGAGGCGGCCCTGCTCGTCCTTGACCGCGCCGGGATAGGCGACCTGCTTCTCGATATCCTTCACCGTGATCAGGCCGATGCAGCGGTAATGGTCGTCGACGACGAGAAGCTTCTCGATGCGGAACTGGTGAAGCAGCCGCTTGGCCTCCTCCTGGTTCACGCCCTCGCGCACGGTGATGAGCCGGTCGCGCGTCATGAGCTCGGCGACGGTCTCGGAGGAATTCGTCGCGAAGCGCACGTCGCGGTTGGTGAGGATGCCGACGAGCTTGCCGCGGGAGCCGTTCGGGCCGCGCTCCACCACCGGGATTCCGGAGATGCGGTTCTGCTTCATCAGCGAGAACGCGTCCGCAAGGGTCTCGTCGGGGTGGATGGTGATCGGGTTGAGCACCATGCCCGACTCGTACTTCTTGACGAGACGGACCTGCTCGGCCTGCTCGTCGGGCTCGAGATTGCGGTGGATGACGCCCATGCCACCGTTCTGCGCCATGGCGATGGCCATGGGCGCTTCGGTCACGGTATCCATGGCCGAGGCCAAGATCGGCATGTTGAGGTGGATCGAGCGGGTCAGGCGCGTCGCGACGCTGACCTCGGTGGGCATCACCGAGGATGCGGCGGGACGAAGGAGCACGTCATCGAAGGTCAGGCCCTCGATGATGGAATCCGCGGTGATACGAGCCATGTGCCAACTCCCGAACGGGTGAGAGGCGCCGGGCTGGAAACAGCTATCGGCGCCGAATGCGTTGGCACGGCGCAGTATCATGGGGCCGGACCCTGCGCAAAGGCAGGATCACGGCATCGCAACAGGAAAACTCAGTTGATGGCGTCGCGGGGGCCCTTGTCGGTCCAATCCGGCGGCAGGCCGATGTAATCGCCGATCATTCCGTCGATGCCCGGCGCCCGTCCGAACTGCTCGCAATCCGGGTCGAGCGGCGCCTCGCCGAGGGTGGTGACGCGGATGCGGTTCCAATTGGGAATCGCCAGCGGTTCCTTGAACGGGTCGCGCCCGGTCACGAGAAGCGTGCCGAAATCCTGGCCGAATTCGCCCGCTAGATCGTAGGCATCGCCGGCCGACGAGAAGCGGGCCTGGTTGGTGAAGGCGTTGGCACCGCCCGCCCAGACCATCGCCGCCCGCTGCTGGTGGCGGCCGTCGAGAGCTTCGGCCTCGACGGTGATGCTGCCGAGACCGATGGGGATGCGCGGGATCGGCACGCGGCCCACCGCCGTGGCGAAGCCGACGCCGAGCTGGGACGCCACGGTGATTCCGGCCGAAGTGGCGATCGTCGCACCTGCAGCCGGCACGTTGGTGAGGTCGACGCGGGTGACCGCGGAGCGAACCGTCAGGTCCGCCTTCTTGGTGGAGACCACGTCGTATCGCAGCGACAACTCATAGCAGAGCGCGCGGTCGGCGGCATTCGCGATCAGACGGCGTTCGATGTCGTTGAGACCGGGCCCGGAAATCGATTCCGGAAACCGGGTCGGAACGATGCGGACGGTCCGGGTCGCGGCGAGCGCCGCCGGATCGGCATAGAGCTTCGCCTTGGTCGCCACTTCGTCACTGACGGCGAGGCGATCGTAGCGGGTGAGGGATCCGGTTTCGTTGAGGAGGACGGTGCCGCATCCGGCGACCGTCAGGAGGAGGCCCAGAGCTCCTCCGAGCAGGGGCGAGCGTCGACAGGTTTCGAACCGCGAGGGCATTCGATGACTTTCATGCGGAATGGCGTCGGCGAGGTCCCGTTCGGCTGGTGCGAGGCGGGACAGCCGGATGTATTGCTGAGCTTAAGGGCGTATCCGCCCCCCCGAAAGGCGGCCCTGCCGGCTCAGGGGCTCGTAGCCGCCACCTGTGGCCCACGTGTCACGGTTGCAGACCACGTGCGACTTCACACCCTTCATCCACAGCGACGGTAAAATTCGCAGGCTGTTGCGTAAGGATCGGGTTTGAGCGCAATCCGAAAGCTTTCCGGAACCGGCGCCTCGACTGCGCTGCTGACCCGAGCCTCATGCGCGCATCACAGATTGTCCCCCTCGTCGTCGCCACTGCCCTGTTCATGGAGAACACCGATTCCACGGTGATCGCCACCGCCTTGCCGGCCATCGCGAGGAGCCTCAACGAGGATCCGATCGCGCTGAAACTCGCGCTCACCGCCTACCTCGTGAGCCTGGCGATCTTCATTCCGATCAGCGGCTGGATGGCCGACCGCTACGGCGCGCGAACGATCTTTCGCACGGCCCTCGTCGTGTTCATGGCGGGATCGCTGGCCTGCGCCGCGTCCGACTCGCTCAGCGCCTTCGTCGCCGCCCGCGCGTTTCAGGGTATCGGCGGCGCGATGATGGTGCCGGTGGGCCGCCTCGTCATCCTACGGGCGGTGCCGAAGAGCGAGCTCGTCAGCGCCCTCGCCTACCTGACGATCCCCGCCCTGATCGGTCCGATCATGGGACCACCGCTCGGCGGATTGATCACCACTTATCTCGACTGGCGCTGGATCTTCTTCATCAACATCCCGATCGGGCTTGTGGGGATCGTGCTCTCGACGATCTACTTCGAGAACGTTCGCGAGCTCTCGCGGCCACCGCTCGACGTCATCGGCTTCCTGCTGTCCGGGGCCGGCCTCGCCACGCTGATGCTCGGTCTCGCCTCGCTGGGACGCCACCTCCTGCCGGACTACGTCTCGTGGGGCTGCCTCGGCGGTGGTGCGATCCTGCTTGCGCTGTACTTCGTGCATTCGCGCCGGGTGGCGCATCCGGTGATCCGGCTCGATCTGCTGAAATACCCGACCTTTCGCGCCGCGGTGACCGGCGGCAGCCTGTTCCGCATCGGCACCGGGGCGATTCCCTTCCTGCTGCCGCTGTTGCTGCAGATCGGCTTCGGCCTCGATCCGCTGCAATCGGGGCTTCTCACCTTCGCGGCGGCGGCGGGGGCTCTGCTGATCAAGATCATCGGACCGCGCATCCTGCGCGCCTACGGTTTCCGCCGGGTGATGCTGTTCAACGCCGTGATCGCCTCGGGATTCCTCGCCGTGAACGGGCTGTTCACGGCGCAGACGCCGCATTGGCTGATCGTCGGGATCCTGCTCGTCGGAGGTTGCGTCCGCTCGCTCCAGTTCACCTGCGTCAACGCCATCGCCTATGCCGAACTGGAGACGCGGGAGATGAGTTCGGCCACCAGCCTCGCGAGCGTCGCCCAGCAATTGTCGCTCAGCCTCGGCGTCTCCATCGGCGCCCTGGCTCTCGAGACAGCCGCCGCCCGGCATGGCCGCACGGCGATCGAGGCGGGCGATTTCTGGCCGGCCTTCCTCACCGTGGCGCTGATCTCTTTCGCTTCGCTCTTCGCCTTCCTCCGGCTGAAGCCCGATGCCGGCGCGGAGGTCTCGGGTCAGCGGCTGGCGTCGAAGGGCGTGTAGGCTCCCGCTCTCAGGCGGCCGCGCGGGTCGACGGGCGGGCGGGGCTGCGCTTCGGCCCCTTCGTCGATTTCGCGTTGGCATTGGCGGATTGCGGCTTGGCGGGAGCGCGCAGCGGCGCCTCGCGGGTCGATTGGCGCCACCCCTGCCAGCTCCAGGCGCCCGGCCCAGTCAGGGCATAGATCAGGAAGCCGCCGGCAAGGCCGAGATCGGCCAGGAACAGGGTGCGCTCCGTCACTGCTGCCGCTCCGGCATAGGCCCAGAACCCGTGCAGCAGGACCGCCATCGTCACGGCAAAGGCCGCCATCGCGAACCCGGTGAGGCGGGGCAGCACACCGAGGATCAGCGCCAGGGGGCCGAAGACCTGGACGACGACGGCCGCGGTGGCGATGGCATTGGGATACGGCATCCCGGTTCCCGCCAGGGACAGGGCGAAGCCCGACACGTTGAGCGCACGAGCGATGCCCGTCGGCAGCAAGGCCGCCGCCAGCAAGAGGCGCGATGCGAGGAGTATCCCGTCCTGGCTACGACCGAACACGCGCGAACTCCGTCCCTGATCCATCGAGAAAGAGAGGTTGGTCAGGGTCGGCTGAAGACGGCGTTAAGGTTGGGCGGGCGTGCACACCCGCCTGCGGATCGTCGTCCCGCTCTCCCGAGCGAGCGCTCTTGGAACCGAACGAACGCGCCCGCGACGTTCTCGATCATCCCGGCCGATGCCCAGGCATTCACGTCCCTGCAGAGGAAGCCGGCGACCGGGGCAGCGTATCACCCCGACACCCCGCCCCTGAACAGGCGCCCGCGCTCGGTCCAGGCGACGACGAGCAGCGCCGAGCCGCCGAGGCCGGCATAGCCGAGGCCGATGGGCAGGACCGTACCGTCGAAGGCGTGTCCGATGACGAAGCCGCAGAAGGCGCCGAGGATCGTCGTGTAGAAGCCGAGGAAGGACGAGGCCGTGCCGGCGATCTCGCCCAGGGGCTGCAACGCCAGGGCGTTGAAGTTCGGCATGGCGAAGCTGATCATGAACTGGTTGCAGGCCAACACCGTCAGGAACAGCCACAGCGGCGGATGCCCGCCATAGGCGAGGCCGATTCCGATCTGGACGAGTGCCACCGCCACGAACAGGGTCAGGCCCACATGCGACAGCGGCCGCATTCCGAGCCGCCGCACCAAGCGGGCATTGACGAGGGTCGCCGCGCCCATGGCGGCGGCAACCAGCCCGAAGGCAAGCGGAAACAGGGCTCCGAGCTTGTAGAGCCCGGTGTCGAACACCTGCTGGGCCGAGCCGACATAGCCCATGATGCAGCCGGTCAGCAGCCCCAGCGCGGTGGCGTAGCCCACGGCCACGCGGGTGCGGAAGGTCAGGGCGACGGCCTGGCCGATCGACCGCAGCGAGAGCGGGCGCCGAAACTCGGAATGCAGTGTCTCCGGCATGCGCCAGGAAAACCACAGGGAGAGAATGCCGGCCAGCACCAGCATCGACACGAAGACGTAGTGCCAGGATCCGAGGAGCAGCATCGCTCCGCCGATGGCGGGGGCGATCATCGGCACGATGAGAAACACCATC belongs to Methylobacterium sp. 77 and includes:
- a CDS encoding DoxX family protein; the protein is MFGRSQDGILLASRLLLAAALLPTGIARALNVSGFALSLAGTGMPYPNAIATAAVVVQVFGPLALILGVLPRLTGFAMAAFAVTMAVLLHGFWAYAGAAAVTERTLFLADLGLAGGFLIYALTGPGAWSWQGWRQSTREAPLRAPAKPQSANANAKSTKGPKRSPARPSTRAAA
- a CDS encoding multidrug effflux MFS transporter translates to MMAVTAISIDNLLPAFPAIQARFAVADPNALQLLVYVYMIGFGVAQIVYGPVSDALGRRRVLLVSLAIYAAGTVLAMVAPSFAWLLAARIIQGIGAAGGRVLSTAIVRDRYSGREMASVMSLIMMVFLIVPMIAPAIGGAMLLLGSWHYVFVSMLVLAGILSLWFSWRMPETLHSEFRRPLSLRSIGQAVALTFRTRVAVGYATALGLLTGCIMGYVGSAQQVFDTGLYKLGALFPLAFGLVAAAMGAATLVNARLVRRLGMRPLSHVGLTLFVAVALVQIGIGLAYGGHPPLWLFLTVLACNQFMISFAMPNFNALALQPLGEIAGTASSFLGFYTTILGAFCGFVIGHAFDGTVLPIGLGYAGLGGSALLVVAWTERGRLFRGGVSG